A genomic window from Maridesulfovibrio sp. includes:
- a CDS encoding bacteriohemerythrin, with the protein MSSQIRQNIQLIVAFFLVLFGGTAGYLYLEKGWSVLDALYMTVITITTIGYGEIHDLSPAGRIFTIILIFVGLGLAAVFVAQVTKVIIQSGIRNLYEKKKMYDKINKLKQHTIVCGYGKIGRAISLKLYELGLDFVVLDQNQERLAEAEQRGYKVLHGDGAVDGVLLSAGIRRADFIVLCINDDACNINISLAARELNSDIFIVVRGTDPSIEYRMLRAGANTVVYPLDLGGEQIGHILARHAGVAENEEAGPTAHEVMGYSLRIFPYYDNTPTTVGEVKVRTGAVNALVLHREDGTDIENPADDMELSYGDSVLELVKNDGAGCELKNDIKWSKDLILGIPFIDAEHRVLVRYAEDFQTALREGQDHEAVARLFDRLLEYTSSHFAREEAFMQKRGFPEIEKHMKEHRRITREVMELNRDKKYIFPDSIDSFLQDWIINHINTTDRKYVKFFKDEDK; encoded by the coding sequence ATGTCATCTCAAATACGTCAGAATATTCAATTGATAGTTGCTTTCTTTCTGGTCCTTTTTGGAGGAACGGCAGGTTATCTTTATTTGGAAAAAGGATGGTCAGTGCTGGATGCCCTTTACATGACCGTGATAACAATCACCACTATCGGATACGGGGAAATACATGACCTTTCACCTGCAGGACGAATATTTACCATCATTTTGATCTTTGTCGGGCTTGGTCTTGCCGCTGTTTTCGTGGCTCAGGTCACTAAAGTCATTATTCAATCAGGAATCAGAAACCTTTACGAGAAAAAGAAAATGTACGACAAAATCAACAAATTAAAACAACACACAATTGTCTGCGGATACGGTAAAATAGGTCGTGCAATATCCTTGAAACTTTATGAACTTGGACTTGATTTTGTTGTTCTGGATCAAAATCAGGAACGGCTCGCCGAAGCGGAACAACGAGGCTACAAAGTTTTACATGGTGACGGAGCTGTTGACGGGGTGCTGCTTTCCGCTGGAATTCGTCGTGCTGATTTCATTGTTCTTTGTATTAATGATGATGCCTGCAACATTAATATTTCACTGGCAGCCCGGGAGCTGAATTCTGATATTTTTATTGTTGTCCGCGGAACAGATCCATCCATTGAATATAGAATGCTGCGTGCTGGTGCCAACACAGTGGTCTACCCTCTTGATCTCGGAGGGGAACAAATCGGTCATATTCTTGCCCGACACGCCGGAGTTGCAGAGAATGAAGAAGCCGGTCCAACTGCTCATGAGGTGATGGGATACAGTCTGCGTATTTTTCCTTATTATGACAACACACCGACCACAGTTGGTGAAGTTAAAGTCAGGACTGGGGCAGTTAACGCGCTGGTGCTGCACCGGGAAGACGGGACAGATATTGAAAATCCTGCGGATGATATGGAGCTGAGTTATGGTGATTCCGTGCTTGAACTGGTGAAAAATGACGGGGCGGGCTGCGAACTGAAGAACGACATCAAGTGGTCTAAAGATTTGATTCTCGGAATTCCATTCATTGATGCTGAGCATCGGGTTCTGGTACGCTATGCCGAAGATTTCCAGACAGCCCTGCGTGAAGGACAGGACCACGAAGCCGTGGCCAGACTTTTTGACCGTCTGCTGGAATACACTTCAAGCCATTTCGCCCGCGAAGAGGCTTTTATGCAAAAACGCGGTTTTCCCGAAATAGAAAAACATATGAAAGAACACCGCCGCATTACCCGTGAAGTAATGGAGCTGAACCGTGACAAGAAATACATTTTCCCGGACAGCATTGATTCATTTTTGCAGGACTGGATAATCAACCACATCAATACCACTGACCGCAAGTATGTGAAGTTTTTTAAGGATGAGGATAAATGA
- a CDS encoding DNA alkylation repair protein yields the protein MNNIFTVIRQELQAHADPECAAGMKRYMKSEMDYYGFRTPLRRKIFNKTFKESGPWDFEKWQEIIFELWREAEFREERYCAIDLVCWKPCENFQTWEAVPMLEEMITGGAWWDYCDHLAKPLGNILRAEPVRMRELMLEWSTDGQMWKRRSSILCQLLFKDDLDFELLQKCIEPNIDSKEFFLRKAIGWALRDYAWTNPLQVKDYVEANAERLSGLSKREALKNLGKLL from the coding sequence ATGAATAATATTTTCACTGTAATCCGGCAGGAACTTCAAGCCCATGCCGATCCGGAATGTGCGGCTGGTATGAAGAGATATATGAAATCTGAAATGGATTACTACGGATTTCGCACTCCCCTGCGCCGGAAGATTTTTAACAAAACTTTCAAAGAGTCAGGCCCATGGGACTTTGAGAAATGGCAGGAAATTATATTTGAACTTTGGCGTGAGGCAGAATTTCGAGAAGAACGCTATTGCGCAATTGACCTCGTTTGCTGGAAGCCATGCGAAAATTTTCAAACATGGGAAGCAGTCCCGATGCTGGAAGAAATGATCACTGGCGGAGCATGGTGGGACTATTGTGACCACCTGGCAAAACCACTGGGGAATATTCTACGCGCTGAGCCGGTACGTATGCGAGAATTGATGCTGGAATGGTCCACAGACGGGCAGATGTGGAAACGGCGTTCATCTATTCTCTGTCAGTTACTTTTCAAAGATGATCTGGATTTTGAACTTCTGCAAAAATGTATCGAACCGAATATTGATTCCAAAGAATTTTTTTTGCGCAAAGCTATCGGTTGGGCTTTACGTGATTACGCTTGGACAAATCCGCTGCAGGTTAAAGATTACGTCGAAGCCAATGCGGAACGACTTTCGGGGCTAAGCAAACGTGAAGCATTGAAGAACCTTGGGAAATTATTGTAG
- a CDS encoding TrkH family potassium uptake protein, which translates to MRWKIVLHIIGALTLCVGLTMLFPLGFSLYYQDSGIVPLLKSLALTCTGGMAMFIFFKDREEKRGLSHREGMAIVALGWIFAGFFGSLPFYFGDVFTSYVDCFFESLSGFTTTGASVMIDIEKNAKGILFWRSLTHWLGGMGIIVLSLAILPFLGVGGMQLYKAEVPGPVPDKLKPRIKDTALVLWKVYLLFSAIEAVLLMFGGMDFFDSLCHTFGTLATGGFSTKNSSVAYFDSAYIDYVITFFMLVAAVNFSLHYQMIKGRPLLLWRDPEFKFFGVITLVIMAVITIAVYSATNYDSIADSFRYTSFQVASIISTTGFATADYEIWPAVAQGLLLFCMFLGGCAGSTSGGMKHLRIMLLMKQAYQEVFRIIHPRSVNRVKLGKTVVKPETMNDILGFCVLWLLLFVLCGLVVAATGVDVVSSFAASLACIGNIGPGIGSVGPTDNYAHIPELGKWALIFSMLLGRLEIYTVIVLCVPEFWRK; encoded by the coding sequence ATGCGCTGGAAAATTGTTCTGCATATAATTGGAGCCTTGACTCTCTGCGTCGGGCTGACCATGCTGTTTCCGCTGGGATTTTCCCTTTATTATCAAGATTCCGGTATTGTACCCTTGTTAAAATCTCTTGCGCTGACCTGCACTGGCGGTATGGCCATGTTTATTTTTTTCAAGGATCGAGAAGAAAAAAGAGGACTCAGCCATCGAGAAGGTATGGCTATCGTAGCCTTGGGTTGGATATTTGCCGGTTTTTTCGGAAGCCTGCCTTTTTATTTTGGTGATGTTTTCACCAGCTATGTGGATTGTTTTTTTGAATCCCTTTCGGGATTCACCACCACCGGTGCCTCAGTGATGATTGATATAGAAAAGAATGCCAAAGGAATTCTTTTCTGGCGTAGCTTAACGCACTGGCTCGGCGGCATGGGAATCATTGTGCTTTCACTGGCTATCCTGCCTTTCCTTGGAGTAGGGGGGATGCAGCTCTACAAGGCGGAGGTTCCGGGACCGGTTCCGGATAAACTCAAGCCGCGCATCAAAGATACTGCTTTGGTTCTTTGGAAAGTATACCTTCTTTTCTCCGCAATCGAGGCAGTATTACTCATGTTTGGCGGTATGGATTTTTTCGATTCCCTCTGCCATACCTTCGGCACACTTGCTACAGGAGGTTTTTCCACCAAAAACTCCTCAGTTGCATATTTTGACAGTGCCTATATTGATTATGTAATTACATTTTTCATGCTCGTGGCAGCGGTTAATTTTAGTCTGCATTACCAGATGATAAAAGGCCGTCCACTACTGCTCTGGAGAGACCCGGAATTCAAATTCTTCGGCGTGATAACCCTTGTAATCATGGCAGTCATTACTATCGCCGTATATTCTGCCACTAACTATGATTCCATTGCAGATTCATTCCGCTATACCTCTTTTCAGGTAGCATCGATCATCAGCACCACCGGATTTGCCACTGCAGACTATGAAATATGGCCGGCAGTAGCTCAGGGATTATTGCTTTTCTGCATGTTTCTAGGTGGTTGTGCTGGATCTACTAGTGGTGGAATGAAACATCTGCGTATCATGCTGCTCATGAAGCAGGCATATCAGGAAGTCTTCCGTATAATCCATCCCCGCTCAGTTAACCGAGTTAAACTCGGCAAGACAGTAGTCAAGCCGGAAACCATGAACGATATTCTCGGATTTTGCGTACTTTGGCTCCTGCTGTTTGTGTTATGCGGATTGGTTGTCGCCGCAACTGGTGTAGATGTTGTCTCATCATTTGCAGCTTCTTTAGCATGTATTGGTAATATCGGTCCCGGTATCGGGAGCGTTGGTCCCACTGATAACTATGCCCACATACCAGAGCTTGGGAAATGGGCACTTATCTTCAGCATGCTGCTGGGACGTCTTGAAATATACACCGTTATCGTTCTTTGCGTTCCTGAGTTCTGGCGAAAGTAA
- the trkA gene encoding Trk system potassium transporter TrkA yields MRVIIVGAGEVGFNVARRLSGENKDVVVIDMNSKALSKVSDSLDVQTIQGSGASPEILEEAGVSEADILLAVTDKDEINLIATFFANRLQPNIIKLARIRNEDYTKYSDMFKEGDLRIDTIINPDEEVVDSILRIMSVPGAVEINDFVGGKVRLIGVKLPDKSPLVGVQLLKVRETLGEDIDVVIAALVRNDELIIPGGLDSIEQGDIVYFTCLRDQQNELLKRAGILSDPIKKVMIVGGGNVGSLLAQALDNKKYHTRLIDSDPERCAALSETLDRVIVLNGDGTDQDLLNEENVGDLDMVISVTGDEEMNILSCLLAKNLGARKTITRINKFAYIPLIEPIGIDHLVCPRLSAINSILHFVRQGKVISAVSIKGEEAEALEAIAQEESGIVGKPIMELNLPTGTLILCFQRGDDVIIPTGLTVIEPNDRLLIISTHKNIPKIEKALTTKLELY; encoded by the coding sequence TTGAGAGTCATCATAGTAGGAGCCGGAGAAGTCGGCTTTAATGTAGCCAGACGCCTTTCCGGTGAGAACAAGGATGTTGTCGTTATCGACATGAATTCCAAAGCTCTTAGCAAGGTATCCGATTCTCTGGATGTCCAGACAATTCAAGGCTCCGGCGCCAGTCCCGAGATACTGGAAGAAGCGGGGGTAAGTGAAGCTGATATTTTACTGGCAGTGACGGACAAAGATGAAATTAATCTTATCGCCACTTTTTTTGCCAACAGACTCCAGCCCAATATTATCAAATTAGCCCGAATCAGAAATGAGGATTACACAAAGTATTCCGATATGTTCAAAGAAGGTGATTTGCGTATTGATACTATCATCAATCCGGATGAAGAGGTTGTTGATTCCATTCTGAGAATTATGAGTGTGCCCGGCGCAGTAGAAATCAACGATTTCGTTGGCGGAAAAGTGCGTCTCATCGGGGTTAAGCTTCCTGACAAAAGTCCGCTTGTAGGGGTGCAGCTGCTGAAGGTGCGTGAAACACTCGGTGAAGATATAGATGTTGTTATCGCGGCATTGGTCAGGAATGACGAGCTGATCATCCCCGGCGGTCTGGATAGCATTGAGCAGGGCGATATCGTATATTTCACCTGTTTGCGAGACCAACAGAATGAACTCCTGAAACGGGCCGGGATACTTTCCGACCCCATCAAGAAAGTTATGATTGTCGGTGGCGGTAATGTAGGTTCGTTACTTGCGCAGGCTCTGGACAACAAAAAATATCACACCAGATTGATTGACAGTGACCCAGAACGCTGTGCCGCTCTTTCAGAAACCTTGGACCGGGTTATTGTTCTTAACGGTGACGGCACGGATCAGGATTTGCTCAACGAAGAGAATGTTGGTGATCTTGATATGGTCATATCTGTGACAGGAGATGAGGAAATGAATATCCTTTCCTGTCTGCTGGCCAAAAATCTCGGTGCACGCAAGACCATTACACGCATCAATAAATTTGCTTATATTCCACTGATTGAGCCGATCGGCATCGACCATCTGGTCTGTCCGCGTCTTTCCGCAATCAATTCTATTTTACATTTTGTTCGTCAGGGAAAAGTTATTTCCGCTGTATCCATCAAGGGAGAGGAAGCGGAAGCTCTTGAAGCTATTGCGCAGGAAGAATCCGGGATCGTCGGGAAGCCGATCATGGAATTAAATCTTCCAACAGGAACCCTTATCTTATGTTTTCAGCGTGGCGATGATGTTATTATCCCCACTGGTCTGACAGTGATTGAGCCTAATGACCGTCTGCTGATTATCTCTACCCACAAAAATATTCCTAAAATTGAAAAGGCTCTCACTACTAAGCTGGAGCTTTATTAA
- the rpsT gene encoding 30S ribosomal protein S20: MANHKSALKRHRQSVKRNLRNNMVRTRIKNVVKEVRAAVEANDAELAATSLRKATSVLDKAATKKVIHARTAARRISRLCAAVNKMA, encoded by the coding sequence TTGGCGAACCATAAATCCGCACTCAAAAGACACCGTCAGAGCGTAAAGCGTAACCTGCGTAACAACATGGTACGTACCCGTATCAAAAACGTAGTAAAAGAAGTTCGTGCAGCTGTTGAAGCTAACGACGCTGAACTCGCAGCAACTTCCCTGCGCAAAGCTACTTCTGTCCTTGACAAAGCAGCGACTAAAAAAGTTATCCACGCGCGCACCGCAGCACGCAGGATTTCCCGCCTCTGTGCAGCCGTTAACAAAATGGCTTAG
- the glyS gene encoding glycine--tRNA ligase subunit beta — MADFILEIGIEEMPARFVPRLGLDIKDIFRTLLEESMIDNASVETFATPRRLTIFVKDMADMQRKVEEEVSGPPARIAYDADGNPTKALEGFVKSQGIALEDVYTLETEKGDYLAAKKIVGGGKTISILPEICVTAIKKLSFPKKMKWGNLDFAFGRPLRWLLCLFGTDVVEFEMAGMPSGRKTYGHRVMGAGPWEVACAGDYFDVIKDKSSVIISPEARGEQVRKEGDKLAAGLNGSVVWKDSLLEEVSNLVELPVPIIGNFDESFLELPKEVLLTSMESHQKCFGIQKEDGELLPHFLCTLNLVPKDVELVRKGWEKVLRARLEDGRFFWKNDLKTDFDTWLAKLDNVVFLGPLGSMGDKSRRMERLAALIAGKVDASLQTEMARAGRLAKADLVSEMVNEFDKLQGIMGGIYASKCGEDDVVCKALYEQYLPAGPESPVPSTLGGVIVSMSDKADTLVGCFGLNKIPTGANDTYALRRAALGIVRMIIKYDLRVDILEIMDMAFEGYSKEIKWKLDKSKLLEKLGEFISNRLRAYFTGKGYETRVVDAALGAGYRDVTALKARVEALAQFAKADGFEQAVLTFKRAANIIKKQGSEQGVSLTGGFEVDKLVEAQEKELANKLDETAARFEELWENDEFSKLFAILGELRPFVDAFFDNVMVICEDKGLRMNRLNLLKALVNRLSRLADFEALQV; from the coding sequence ATGGCCGATTTTATACTTGAGATTGGAATTGAGGAGATGCCCGCCCGTTTTGTTCCCCGGCTGGGTCTCGATATTAAAGATATTTTCCGCACTCTTCTTGAAGAGAGCATGATTGATAACGCCAGCGTTGAAACTTTCGCCACTCCGCGCAGACTGACTATCTTTGTTAAAGATATGGCTGATATGCAGAGAAAGGTTGAAGAAGAAGTTTCAGGACCTCCGGCACGTATAGCTTATGATGCAGACGGTAATCCCACAAAGGCTCTAGAAGGCTTTGTTAAGTCTCAGGGCATAGCTCTCGAAGATGTTTACACTCTTGAAACTGAAAAGGGAGATTACCTCGCAGCTAAAAAAATCGTGGGCGGCGGTAAAACCATCTCTATCCTGCCTGAGATTTGCGTGACTGCAATTAAAAAGCTGTCTTTCCCCAAAAAGATGAAATGGGGCAATCTTGATTTTGCTTTCGGCCGTCCGCTGCGCTGGCTGCTTTGTCTGTTCGGGACCGATGTCGTTGAATTTGAAATGGCCGGTATGCCTTCCGGACGCAAAACCTATGGGCATCGCGTCATGGGTGCAGGTCCTTGGGAAGTTGCCTGCGCCGGTGATTACTTCGATGTGATCAAAGACAAAAGCTCCGTAATTATTTCCCCTGAAGCGAGGGGAGAGCAAGTACGCAAGGAAGGCGATAAACTTGCTGCCGGCCTGAACGGGTCCGTAGTATGGAAAGACTCCCTGCTTGAAGAAGTCAGCAACCTTGTTGAACTCCCTGTACCCATCATAGGTAACTTTGATGAATCTTTCCTAGAACTTCCTAAAGAAGTTCTGCTTACAAGCATGGAAAGCCATCAGAAATGTTTTGGTATTCAGAAAGAAGACGGAGAACTGCTGCCGCACTTCCTGTGTACTTTGAACCTCGTTCCCAAAGACGTGGAACTGGTTCGCAAAGGATGGGAAAAAGTCCTTCGTGCAAGACTCGAAGACGGACGCTTCTTCTGGAAGAACGATCTTAAAACAGATTTCGACACATGGCTTGCCAAGCTGGATAACGTTGTTTTCCTCGGTCCCTTGGGTTCCATGGGTGACAAGTCCCGCCGCATGGAACGCCTTGCAGCTCTTATCGCCGGTAAGGTTGATGCAAGCCTCCAGACGGAAATGGCTCGTGCCGGACGTCTTGCCAAGGCCGACCTCGTTTCCGAAATGGTAAACGAATTTGATAAACTTCAGGGTATAATGGGCGGAATCTACGCTTCCAAATGTGGAGAAGACGATGTAGTCTGCAAAGCCCTGTATGAACAATATCTGCCTGCCGGACCGGAAAGTCCTGTACCTTCCACTCTCGGTGGTGTTATTGTTTCCATGTCCGATAAAGCCGACACTCTGGTCGGTTGTTTCGGACTGAATAAAATCCCCACTGGCGCAAATGATACCTACGCGCTGCGGCGCGCTGCTCTTGGTATCGTGCGCATGATTATAAAATATGACCTTCGGGTGGACATCCTTGAGATCATGGACATGGCTTTTGAAGGCTACTCCAAAGAAATCAAATGGAAACTCGATAAGTCTAAGCTCCTCGAAAAACTGGGTGAGTTCATTTCCAACAGACTCCGTGCCTACTTCACAGGCAAGGGCTACGAAACAAGAGTTGTTGATGCAGCTCTCGGCGCCGGATACCGTGATGTTACTGCTCTCAAGGCGCGAGTTGAAGCTCTGGCACAGTTCGCTAAAGCTGATGGATTTGAACAGGCGGTTCTCACTTTCAAACGTGCAGCAAACATCATCAAGAAGCAGGGCAGTGAGCAAGGTGTGTCGCTCACCGGCGGCTTCGAAGTTGATAAACTTGTAGAAGCACAAGAAAAAGAACTTGCCAACAAGCTTGATGAAACAGCAGCCCGTTTTGAGGAACTCTGGGAAAATGACGAGTTCAGTAAGCTGTTCGCAATCCTCGGCGAACTGCGTCCCTTTGTTGACGCTTTCTTTGATAACGTAATGGTTATTTGCGAAGACAAGGGACTAAGAATGAATCGTCTGAATCTGCTTAAAGCTCTGGTTAACAGGCTCAGCAGACTGGCTGATTTCGAAGCTTTGCAGGTTTAA
- the glyQ gene encoding glycine--tRNA ligase subunit alpha, protein MNFQDVILKLQDFWADYGCCIVQPLDIEVGAGTFNPSTFFRVIGPEPWNTAYVEPSRRPTDGRYGENPNRLQHYFQFQVILKPSPDDVQDLYLKSLEVLGIDAAEHDIRFVEDDWESPTLGAWGLGWEVWLNGMEVTQFTYFQQVGGIDLKPVSVELTYGLERICMYLQGVESVYDLKWNDKVTYGQIFHQNEVEQSKYNFEHSDASMLLDLFDKYEAESKKLCEAGLTRPAYEYCLKCSHTFNMLDARGAISITERATYIGRVRNLASAAARLYAEERENMDYPMLKND, encoded by the coding sequence ATGAATTTTCAAGATGTTATACTTAAACTTCAGGACTTCTGGGCTGATTACGGATGCTGCATTGTCCAGCCTCTGGACATTGAAGTCGGCGCGGGTACTTTCAACCCTTCAACTTTTTTCCGCGTAATCGGTCCTGAGCCGTGGAACACCGCTTATGTTGAACCTTCCCGCCGTCCCACTGATGGACGCTATGGTGAAAACCCCAACAGGCTCCAGCACTACTTCCAGTTTCAGGTTATCCTGAAACCTTCTCCTGACGATGTTCAGGATCTCTACCTTAAGAGTCTCGAAGTTCTCGGCATTGATGCTGCCGAACATGACATCCGTTTTGTCGAAGACGACTGGGAATCGCCTACACTTGGTGCATGGGGACTTGGCTGGGAAGTGTGGCTCAATGGCATGGAAGTAACTCAGTTCACCTACTTCCAGCAGGTTGGCGGTATTGACCTCAAACCTGTTTCAGTTGAACTGACTTACGGCCTTGAGCGCATCTGTATGTACCTGCAGGGCGTTGAGTCCGTATATGATCTCAAGTGGAATGACAAAGTTACCTACGGCCAGATTTTTCACCAGAATGAAGTGGAGCAGTCCAAGTATAACTTTGAGCACAGTGATGCATCAATGCTTCTGGATCTTTTTGATAAATATGAAGCTGAAAGTAAAAAACTTTGTGAAGCAGGTCTGACCCGTCCGGCATACGAATACTGCCTGAAGTGTTCCCATACCTTCAATATGCTCGATGCCAGAGGTGCTATATCCATTACTGAAAGGGCAACCTACATCGGCAGAGTGCGTAATCTGGCTTCTGCGGCCGCTCGACTTTATGCGGAAGAGCGTGAGAATATGGATTACCCCATGCTTAAAAACGATTAA
- the recO gene encoding DNA repair protein RecO: protein MELTEKVIILKTGRFKENDLWVRFLSSTRGVQNAFAFGGSRSRKRFGGCLEPFSQVLFKTGTNKTGTYQVLQEGSLIKGYPGIRSNLRKMGLAANCFKFIESAVLERDGNRAVFDLLSETLDVIEEAEPDDFFPLFFRAKIAFEQGYNPDFTICAQCGKPLFGSRPVVFNVEKGQIRCLDCVDGREGETISAGTVRTLAWIQDTGPANWVTLKLPAEIRQECFSVMDRFLAYHMGVIWEGHSYRKI from the coding sequence ATGGAACTGACTGAAAAAGTAATTATACTTAAAACCGGACGATTTAAAGAAAACGATCTATGGGTACGCTTTCTTTCATCCACTAGAGGGGTACAGAACGCGTTCGCCTTTGGTGGAAGCAGAAGCAGAAAACGTTTCGGCGGTTGTCTGGAACCTTTTTCACAAGTTCTTTTTAAAACCGGGACCAACAAAACCGGAACTTATCAGGTGTTACAGGAAGGAAGCCTCATTAAAGGTTATCCTGGGATACGTTCTAATCTCCGTAAAATGGGGCTTGCTGCAAATTGTTTTAAATTTATTGAATCTGCTGTATTGGAGCGGGATGGCAACCGCGCTGTTTTTGATTTGTTGAGCGAAACACTTGATGTTATCGAAGAAGCTGAGCCGGATGATTTCTTTCCGCTTTTCTTCAGGGCCAAGATTGCATTTGAGCAAGGGTACAATCCTGACTTTACAATTTGCGCACAATGCGGCAAACCTTTGTTTGGCTCCCGTCCCGTAGTCTTCAATGTTGAAAAAGGGCAGATCAGATGTCTGGACTGTGTTGATGGGCGGGAAGGGGAAACAATCAGTGCCGGAACAGTCAGGACGCTGGCTTGGATTCAGGACACTGGGCCTGCGAATTGGGTAACTTTGAAGCTGCCGGCGGAGATTCGGCAGGAATGCTTTTCCGTTATGGACCGCTTTCTGGCCTACCACATGGGGGTCATATGGGAAGGACACTCTTACCGGAAGATATAA
- a CDS encoding helix-turn-helix domain-containing protein, whose protein sequence is MDLKELGSLLKEERERQGLTVEQIMEITKVSRVNIIAIENGDRDEFPHEVYAKGFIKNYAKSLGLDSEEIGKNFSQIMASGITESPREKEEISQPDYSVTPKKGYGVTIFLVLILVAVVGGLVYYLHDNSYFSGNKAANTEVAAVEEVVEEAPAPVVEEKSEEVESEPVAVDQEGKVAEEAEVKVEETAEPETEPQVETVTAAPVKNIVVITVKPGEACWLEAVVDGEAREFVLQEGDSLSLPYKESLKVKLGNGGGVEVASDGKPFKFEATKGKVQNLEFPAVQ, encoded by the coding sequence ATGGATTTGAAAGAGCTTGGTTCCCTGTTAAAAGAAGAGCGTGAAAGGCAAGGATTGACTGTTGAACAGATTATGGAAATCACAAAAGTCAGTCGAGTCAATATTATAGCTATTGAAAACGGTGACAGGGATGAATTTCCGCATGAAGTTTATGCCAAGGGATTCATTAAAAATTATGCCAAGTCACTTGGACTTGATTCAGAAGAAATAGGCAAAAATTTTTCTCAAATTATGGCCTCTGGAATTACTGAGAGCCCCAGAGAAAAAGAAGAAATAAGCCAGCCTGATTACAGTGTTACTCCCAAAAAAGGTTACGGGGTCACAATTTTTCTGGTTTTGATTCTGGTCGCTGTTGTCGGGGGACTAGTTTACTATCTCCACGATAATTCTTATTTCTCGGGAAATAAGGCTGCAAATACCGAAGTCGCTGCTGTTGAAGAAGTGGTGGAAGAAGCTCCGGCTCCGGTTGTAGAAGAAAAATCCGAAGAAGTTGAAAGCGAACCAGTTGCCGTTGATCAAGAGGGCAAAGTTGCAGAAGAAGCTGAAGTAAAGGTTGAAGAAACAGCTGAACCTGAAACAGAACCTCAGGTAGAAACTGTTACTGCCGCCCCGGTCAAGAATATTGTTGTTATTACCGTCAAGCCTGGTGAAGCCTGCTGGCTCGAAGCTGTGGTTGACGGTGAAGCCAGAGAATTTGTCCTTCAGGAAGGAGATTCCCTTTCTCTTCCTTATAAAGAAAGTTTGAAGGTTAAGCTCGGCAATGGCGGTGGTGTAGAAGTCGCCTCTGACGGTAAACCTTTTAAATTTGAAGCAACCAAAGGAAAAGTTCAGAATCTGGAATTTCCTGCAGTGCAGTAA
- a CDS encoding SurA N-terminal domain-containing protein — protein MKRFIAGILISMTICTASISNAEEKVVDGIVAVVNGEIVTMYELNSKMAPILKQFSGENLSAVEVERLKKIRQQILDRMVTEIIIDQESKRMKVDVTDQEVEGEVNAIKEKSNLSDAEFERQLELQKTSLDEFKDKIRKDIRKHRLLSYKVKNKVVVTDEEIKAAWNSTKTEQGNIAQNVHLKLILFPPTTSAEEVRKDIIAGNITFEDAADKYTTGPGMGNGGDLGVLKWKDLAQTWHDALDGLKPGDISEPFEVQESKALLKLDSYEKTEKVSFEDSKEKLYDKLYQKKQDKLFSDFIKKLKEKAVIEYK, from the coding sequence TTGAAACGCTTTATTGCCGGTATTCTGATCAGCATGACCATTTGCACTGCATCCATTTCCAATGCTGAAGAAAAAGTAGTTGATGGGATTGTTGCTGTAGTTAACGGTGAAATTGTGACTATGTACGAGCTTAACTCCAAGATGGCTCCTATCTTGAAGCAGTTTAGCGGTGAGAACTTGTCGGCTGTTGAAGTTGAACGGTTGAAAAAAATACGCCAACAGATTCTTGATCGTATGGTAACTGAAATTATTATTGATCAGGAAAGTAAAAGAATGAAAGTTGACGTTACCGATCAGGAAGTTGAAGGTGAAGTCAACGCTATTAAAGAGAAAAGTAACCTGAGCGACGCAGAATTTGAACGTCAGCTAGAATTACAAAAGACATCATTAGATGAGTTTAAAGATAAGATACGTAAGGATATACGCAAACATCGTCTTCTTTCATATAAAGTAAAAAATAAAGTTGTTGTTACTGACGAAGAAATTAAAGCGGCCTGGAACAGCACTAAAACAGAACAGGGTAACATTGCCCAAAACGTACACCTTAAACTTATTCTTTTTCCGCCTACGACTTCTGCAGAAGAGGTCCGCAAGGATATAATAGCAGGCAATATAACCTTCGAAGATGCTGCAGATAAATACACCACCGGTCCCGGAATGGGCAACGGCGGCGATTTAGGCGTTCTGAAGTGGAAAGACCTTGCCCAGACATGGCATGATGCTCTTGATGGACTCAAGCCAGGCGATATAAGCGAGCCGTTTGAAGTTCAGGAGTCGAAAGCTCTGCTCAAACTGGATTCATACGAAAAGACAGAAAAAGTTTCATTCGAAGACAGTAAAGAAAAATTATATGATAAACTTTATCAAAAAAAACAGGATAAGCTTTTTTCCGACTTTATTAAAAAGCTGAAGGAAAAAGCTGTAATTGAGTATAAATAA